In Pseudomonas saudiphocaensis, one DNA window encodes the following:
- a CDS encoding cation-transporting P-type ATPase — translation MSHRSDTKTSAQDQPAWHTMEAVEVEQRLQSAAAGLSEAEAVARRSVYGENRLAPPKTRGPLMRLLAQFHNILLYVMLASAVVTAALGHWVDTGVLLGAVVINAIIGFIQEGKAEAALVAIRAMLPTHATVIRGGSRRQIDASELVPGDRVLLASGDRVPADLRLITVKELRVDEAALTGESLPVDKTVDPVAEHAALGDRHGMAYSGTLVVFGQATGIVVATGAATELGRINQMLSGIRQLATPLLRQVDRFGRILALVILALCAATFMLGTLWRGHPAAEMFMMAIALAASAIPEGLPAIMTVTLALGVQRMARRNAIVRRLPAVETLGSVTVICSDKTGTLTRNEMTVQRVVCAEQHFEVSGVGYAPQGECNLGGQPVAPEQYPPLALAIRSGVLCNDARLHEENGQWHIDGDPTEGALLVLGGKTGLTAKLAAEAWPRLDSIPFESQHCFMATYHQDQDGAPWIFVKGAPERVMDMCDRQLSTTGDQPLDPDYWRRMATDIAARGLRLLALGYKQARPLHGQLGMEDMQSGYCLLALVGIIDPPREEAIAAVADCHRAGIQVKMITGDHAETARAIGAALDIGIGKPAITGAEVALMDDASLRQAVQNVDVFARASPEHKLRLVQALQDSGQVVAMTGDGVNDAPALKRADVGIAMGLKGTEAAKEASDMVLADDNFATIATAVREGRAVYDNLKKFILFMLPTNGGEALVIIAAILFELTLPLTPAQVLWINMVTSGTLGLALAFEPAERGIMTRRPRPPGQALLSGFFVWRVLMVSVLMMTGALGLFLWEMNTTGDLQTARTLAVNAVVMAEMFYLLNSRSIFAPVVNRAGLTGNPYVLLAIGTCVLLQLSFTYTPLMQDLFGSTALTPVEWLKVIGAGLLVFFVAELEKVVMRRTSLASSDCSSAY, via the coding sequence ATGAGCCACCGCTCAGACACCAAAACCAGCGCACAGGACCAGCCGGCCTGGCACACAATGGAGGCGGTTGAGGTCGAGCAGCGCTTGCAATCGGCTGCGGCAGGCCTGAGCGAAGCGGAGGCCGTAGCACGGCGCAGCGTATACGGTGAAAACCGCCTGGCGCCGCCGAAGACTCGCGGCCCCCTGATGCGCCTGCTGGCGCAGTTTCACAACATCCTGCTCTACGTGATGCTCGCCAGCGCAGTGGTCACCGCTGCGCTCGGTCACTGGGTCGATACCGGCGTGCTGCTGGGCGCGGTGGTGATCAATGCCATCATAGGCTTTATCCAGGAAGGCAAGGCCGAAGCCGCGCTGGTCGCCATTCGCGCAATGTTGCCGACCCACGCCACGGTAATTCGCGGCGGCAGCCGGCGACAGATCGATGCCAGCGAGCTGGTACCCGGTGACCGTGTGCTGCTGGCGTCCGGTGATCGCGTACCGGCGGACCTGCGCCTGATCACGGTGAAGGAGCTGCGCGTGGACGAGGCGGCGTTGACCGGCGAATCGTTGCCCGTGGACAAGACGGTTGATCCCGTTGCCGAACACGCCGCTCTGGGTGATCGCCACGGCATGGCCTATTCCGGGACCCTGGTGGTGTTCGGCCAGGCCACCGGCATCGTCGTCGCTACCGGCGCCGCCACCGAGCTGGGCAGGATCAACCAGATGCTCAGCGGCATTCGCCAGCTGGCCACGCCGCTGCTGCGCCAGGTGGATCGCTTCGGTCGCATCCTGGCGCTGGTGATCCTCGCCCTGTGCGCCGCCACCTTCATGCTCGGCACACTCTGGCGCGGGCACCCGGCCGCAGAGATGTTCATGATGGCCATCGCCCTGGCTGCCTCGGCGATTCCCGAGGGTCTGCCGGCGATCATGACCGTTACCCTGGCGCTCGGTGTGCAGCGCATGGCCCGACGCAACGCCATCGTTCGACGCCTGCCCGCGGTGGAAACCCTGGGTTCGGTGACGGTGATCTGCTCGGACAAGACCGGCACCCTCACCCGCAACGAGATGACCGTGCAGCGTGTGGTCTGCGCCGAGCAGCACTTCGAGGTCAGCGGCGTCGGCTATGCACCGCAGGGCGAATGCAACCTCGGCGGCCAGCCGGTCGCCCCCGAGCAATATCCGCCGCTGGCGCTGGCGATCCGCAGCGGCGTGCTCTGCAACGATGCCCGGCTGCACGAAGAAAACGGCCAGTGGCACATCGACGGTGATCCCACCGAAGGCGCGCTGCTGGTATTGGGCGGCAAGACCGGACTGACCGCGAAGCTCGCCGCTGAAGCCTGGCCGCGCCTGGATTCGATCCCCTTCGAATCGCAGCACTGCTTTATGGCGACCTATCACCAGGACCAGGACGGTGCACCCTGGATTTTCGTCAAGGGGGCGCCCGAGCGCGTCATGGACATGTGCGATCGTCAGCTGAGCACAACCGGCGACCAGCCGCTCGACCCCGACTACTGGCGGCGCATGGCCACCGACATCGCCGCGCGCGGCTTGCGCCTGCTGGCGCTGGGTTACAAACAGGCGCGACCGCTGCATGGCCAACTCGGCATGGAGGATATGCAGTCCGGTTATTGCCTGCTGGCGCTGGTGGGCATCATCGACCCGCCGCGTGAGGAGGCCATTGCCGCCGTTGCCGACTGCCACCGTGCCGGCATCCAGGTGAAGATGATCACCGGCGACCATGCCGAGACGGCCCGCGCCATTGGCGCGGCGCTGGATATCGGCATCGGCAAGCCGGCCATCACCGGCGCCGAAGTCGCCCTGATGGACGACGCCAGCCTGCGCCAGGCAGTGCAGAACGTGGACGTCTTCGCCCGTGCCAGCCCCGAACACAAGTTGCGCCTGGTGCAAGCGCTGCAGGACTCGGGTCAGGTGGTGGCCATGACCGGCGATGGGGTCAACGATGCCCCGGCGCTAAAGCGGGCCGATGTCGGCATCGCCATGGGTCTGAAGGGCACCGAGGCGGCCAAGGAAGCCTCCGACATGGTGTTGGCCGATGACAACTTCGCCACCATCGCCACGGCGGTGCGCGAAGGCCGTGCAGTCTACGACAACCTGAAGAAGTTCATTCTCTTCATGCTGCCCACCAATGGCGGCGAGGCGCTGGTGATCATCGCTGCCATTCTGTTCGAGCTGACCCTGCCGCTGACCCCGGCGCAGGTGCTGTGGATCAATATGGTGACCTCCGGCACCCTGGGCCTGGCACTGGCCTTCGAGCCCGCCGAGCGCGGCATCATGACCCGCCGCCCGCGCCCACCGGGGCAAGCGCTGCTCTCGGGCTTCTTCGTCTGGCGAGTGCTGATGGTCTCGGTACTGATGATGACGGGCGCCCTTGGCCTGTTTCTCTGGGAAATGAACACCACAGGCGATCTGCAAACCGCGCGCACCCTGGCGGTCAACGCGGTGGTCATGGCCGAGATGTTCTACCTGCTCAACAGCCGCTCGATCTTCGCTCCGGTGGTCAACCGCGCCGGCCTCACCGGCAATCCCTATGTGCTGCTGGCCATCGGCACTTGCGTGCTGCTGCAGCTGTCCTTCACCTATACGCCGCTGATGCAGGACCTGTTCGGCTCGACCGCACTGACTCCCGTGGAGTGGCTAAAGGTAATCGGCGCCGGGTTGCTGGTGTTCTTCGTCGCCGAACTGGAGAAGGTTGTGATGCGCCGCACGTCGCTGGCGTCCAGCGACTGCAGCAGCGCCTACTGA
- the xerD gene encoding site-specific tyrosine recombinase XerD, with the protein MPALDDPLIDRFLDALWLEKGLSDNTREAYRSDLALFNGWLDERGVRLAEAGREVILDHLAWRLANDYKARSTARLLSGLRGFYRFLLREGLIEVDPTLRVEMPRLGRPLPKALSEADVEALLAAPDIGDPLGLRDRAMLEVLYATGLRVTELVSLRLEQINPRQGVLRTFGKGNKERLVPLGDEAMHWFERYLRQGRGLLLGDKASDVVFPSRRGEQMTRQTFWHRIKLHARTAGIASSISPHTLRHAFATHLLNHGADLRTVQLLLGHTDLSTTQIYTHIARARLQELHAKHHPRG; encoded by the coding sequence ATGCCTGCTCTCGATGATCCCCTGATTGACCGCTTCCTCGATGCCCTCTGGCTGGAAAAGGGTCTGTCGGACAATACCCGCGAGGCCTATCGCAGTGATCTGGCGCTGTTCAACGGCTGGCTCGACGAGCGCGGGGTGCGGCTGGCCGAGGCAGGCCGCGAGGTAATTCTCGATCACCTGGCCTGGCGCCTGGCCAACGACTACAAGGCACGCTCGACTGCGCGGCTGCTGTCCGGGCTGCGGGGTTTCTACCGCTTCCTGCTGCGCGAAGGACTGATCGAGGTCGACCCCACGCTGCGGGTAGAAATGCCGCGTCTGGGCCGTCCGCTGCCCAAGGCCCTGTCCGAGGCCGATGTGGAAGCGCTGTTGGCGGCGCCGGATATCGGTGATCCGTTGGGGCTGCGTGACCGCGCGATGCTGGAAGTGCTTTATGCCACTGGCCTGCGTGTAACCGAGCTGGTCAGCCTGCGTCTGGAGCAGATCAACCCCCGCCAGGGCGTGTTGCGCACCTTCGGCAAGGGCAACAAGGAACGGCTGGTGCCGCTGGGCGACGAGGCCATGCACTGGTTCGAACGATACCTGCGACAGGGGCGCGGACTGCTGCTGGGCGACAAGGCCAGTGACGTGGTGTTTCCCAGCCGGCGTGGCGAGCAGATGACGCGCCAGACCTTCTGGCATCGGATCAAGCTGCATGCCAGGACTGCGGGAATCGCCTCATCGATTTCGCCGCACACGCTGCGTCATGCCTTTGCCACGCACCTGCTCAACCACGGTGCCGATCTGCGCACCGTGCAGTTGCTGCTCGGTCATACCGATCTGTCGACGACGCAGATCTACACCCATATCGCCCGGGCGCGCTTGCAGGAGCTGCACGCCAAGCATCATCCGCGGGGGTGA
- the mksF gene encoding Mks condensin complex protein MksF, producing MSQERYGIRRFALLNTAGYSLGIFPLENPLSVYGANNLGKSASINALQFPILARMSDMSFGKYSLEQSRKFYFASDTSYILVEVMLPHGPHVIGVAGRGPGGGFGHQFFVYQGSLDLDHYQQNGTCLRQRELFANLERAGIKAYEAKPDELRRLLVGGHTSIPLDMTLIPLRSTSEQSLKTFRALFINLLHMREITAAKLKQLFLDAFEHSLRSGSVDYIAATEEAFRDVRRMEQDYQALVAAGPLVEALAAGVAQRELLRGKLHRLSPLLDNLLGTWHDYADARKEELVIQADHYRREQDGLQNEQRGSTSELMRLEREISEIQRWLGELAVLKNRFALVEDAHVLEQQLLAAKDAHDELAGALAQSRQFSSEDLDERLRDLEKRLKSVKQQLDHADNNSYSRLREEFSQADVDRLMRLFNGQLFSLPLGEKGISAEGDDWVKAVEAVLDRFKGDTFSVPGLSIDLSHIEPPALQALADRAALRDQKDRLERELKQLKTQHAVAVDRNASKAQAEALYQQVLDAQKALEDFRRSQTLAAEEPAKLEQLAQAEAAQDELKRTSDAFAERVQHLSAKLQLVGRQLADLEAKERTLEDALRRRQLLPANLPFGTPFMDPVDDSLDNLLPLLHDYQDSWQALQRVDGQIEALYAQVRLKGVAKFDSEEDPERRLQLLVNAYAHRQDEALTLAKARRAAVTDIARTLRNIRSDYESLEHQLALFNREINKRQVSNLESFRIVLAPNKEALKHIDQIIHSAGQYEEGETLSVFDLSQSAEQDAKNEEAKEYLARLVAANSNQLGLKDLFELAFEITKVGGQPVIHTDIDGAASNGTTMTIKALTNMYLLLHLMDREQAGRIRLPYYLDEAADIDERNQQALIETSLQLGFVPILASVKPQVSAHVAIDLEGGSGPAGIYIDEADWKFIERRDTAVSTSQKSMATAEPA from the coding sequence ATGAGCCAGGAACGCTACGGCATCCGCCGCTTCGCCCTGCTGAACACCGCCGGCTACAGCCTCGGCATCTTCCCGCTGGAGAATCCGCTGTCGGTCTATGGCGCCAACAACCTGGGCAAGTCCGCCTCGATCAACGCGCTGCAGTTCCCGATCCTGGCGCGCATGTCGGACATGAGCTTCGGCAAGTACAGCCTGGAGCAGTCGCGCAAGTTCTACTTCGCCTCGGACACCAGCTACATCCTCGTCGAGGTGATGCTGCCCCACGGCCCGCACGTGATCGGCGTGGCCGGGCGTGGCCCAGGCGGCGGCTTCGGCCACCAGTTCTTCGTCTACCAGGGCTCGCTGGATCTGGACCACTACCAGCAGAACGGCACCTGCCTGCGCCAGCGTGAGCTGTTCGCCAACCTCGAGCGCGCCGGCATCAAGGCCTACGAGGCCAAGCCGGACGAGCTGCGCCGGTTGCTGGTGGGCGGCCACACGTCAATCCCGCTGGACATGACGCTGATCCCGCTGCGCTCGACCAGCGAGCAGAGCCTAAAGACCTTCCGCGCGCTGTTTATCAACCTGCTGCACATGCGCGAGATCACCGCCGCCAAGCTCAAGCAGCTGTTCCTCGACGCCTTCGAGCACAGCCTGCGTTCGGGCAGCGTCGACTACATCGCCGCCACCGAGGAAGCCTTCCGCGACGTGCGCCGCATGGAACAGGATTATCAGGCGCTGGTCGCTGCCGGCCCGCTGGTCGAAGCCCTGGCCGCCGGCGTCGCCCAGCGCGAGCTACTGCGTGGCAAGCTGCATCGCCTCTCGCCGCTGCTGGATAACCTGCTGGGCACCTGGCACGACTACGCCGATGCGCGCAAGGAAGAGCTGGTGATCCAGGCCGATCACTACCGGCGCGAGCAGGACGGCCTGCAGAACGAGCAGCGCGGCAGTACCTCCGAGCTGATGCGCCTGGAACGCGAGATCAGTGAAATCCAGCGCTGGCTGGGCGAGCTGGCGGTGCTGAAGAACCGCTTCGCCCTGGTCGAGGATGCCCATGTGCTGGAGCAGCAGCTGCTCGCCGCCAAGGACGCCCACGATGAGCTGGCCGGCGCCCTGGCGCAGTCACGGCAGTTCTCCAGCGAGGATCTGGACGAGCGCCTGCGTGATCTGGAGAAACGCCTGAAGTCGGTGAAGCAGCAGCTCGACCACGCCGACAACAACAGCTATTCGCGGCTGCGCGAGGAATTCTCCCAGGCCGACGTCGACCGCCTGATGCGCCTGTTCAACGGCCAGCTGTTCAGCCTGCCGCTGGGAGAGAAAGGCATCAGCGCCGAGGGCGACGACTGGGTCAAGGCGGTAGAAGCCGTGCTGGATCGCTTCAAGGGCGACACCTTCTCGGTGCCGGGGCTGTCCATCGACCTCTCGCACATCGAGCCGCCGGCGCTGCAGGCGCTGGCCGACCGCGCCGCCCTGCGCGACCAGAAGGACCGTCTGGAGCGCGAACTCAAGCAGCTCAAGACTCAGCACGCGGTAGCCGTAGACCGTAATGCGAGCAAAGCCCAGGCCGAAGCGCTCTACCAGCAGGTGCTGGATGCGCAGAAGGCGCTGGAGGACTTCCGCCGCAGCCAGACCCTGGCCGCCGAGGAGCCGGCCAAGTTGGAACAGCTGGCCCAGGCCGAAGCCGCCCAGGACGAACTCAAGCGCACCAGCGATGCCTTCGCCGAGCGCGTCCAGCACCTGTCCGCCAAGCTGCAGCTGGTCGGTCGCCAACTGGCCGATCTGGAAGCCAAGGAACGCACCCTGGAAGACGCCCTGCGTCGGCGCCAGCTGCTGCCGGCCAACCTGCCCTTCGGTACGCCCTTCATGGACCCGGTGGACGATTCGCTGGACAACCTCCTACCGCTGCTGCACGACTACCAAGACAGCTGGCAGGCGCTGCAGCGCGTCGACGGCCAGATCGAGGCGCTCTACGCCCAGGTGCGCCTGAAGGGCGTGGCCAAGTTCGACAGCGAGGAAGACCCCGAGCGCCGCCTGCAACTCCTTGTCAACGCCTACGCCCACCGCCAGGATGAGGCGCTGACGCTGGCCAAGGCCCGCCGCGCGGCGGTCACCGACATCGCACGGACCCTGCGCAACATCCGCAGCGACTACGAAAGCCTCGAGCACCAGCTGGCGCTGTTCAACCGCGAGATCAACAAGCGCCAGGTGTCGAACCTGGAAAGCTTCCGCATCGTGCTGGCGCCGAACAAGGAGGCGCTCAAGCACATCGACCAGATCATCCACAGTGCCGGCCAATATGAAGAAGGCGAGACGCTGTCGGTGTTCGACCTGTCGCAATCGGCCGAGCAGGACGCGAAGAACGAGGAGGCCAAGGAATACCTGGCGCGCCTGGTGGCGGCGAACAGCAACCAGCTGGGTCTCAAGGACCTCTTCGAGCTGGCGTTCGAGATCACCAAGGTCGGTGGCCAGCCGGTGATCCACACCGACATCGACGGTGCGGCCTCCAACGGCACCACCATGACCATCAAGGCGCTGACCAACATGTACCTGCTGCTGCACCTGATGGACCGCGAGCAGGCTGGACGCATCCGCCTGCCCTACTACCTCGACGAGGCCGCGGACATCGACGAGCGCAACCAGCAGGCGCTGATCGAGACCAGTCTGCAGCTGGGTTTCGTGCCGATCCTCGCCTCGGTCAAGCCGCAGGTCTCCGCCCACGTCGCCATCGACCTGGAAGGCGGCAGTGGACCAGCCGGCATCTATATCGACGAGGCGGACTGGAAGTTCATAGAGCGCCGGGACACCGCAGTCTCGACCAGCCAGAAGTCGATGGCTACTGCCGAACCTGCCTGA
- the mksE gene encoding Mks condensin complex protein MksE produces the protein MNIDLKEMTQLAPIFRELFKGYHLSRSEPEPYAQLSNLQDQYRALFKALGFELVCDPRGFYYFVPEQMGAQVNKTAQRLALFTFILVEHLADQGRDPLAVLDGGSLGRDELPALLDKYRDLFQQAEVTTQDELEEKIIRRLTQLGFAEDSNGVYRFLPPMHRFLDVCLSVQQDRDLAASLHSSDLPLPAPELIAEDDSEDDDIILIEETTEESEEDALSRAIAAEKELEA, from the coding sequence ATGAACATCGACCTCAAGGAAATGACCCAGCTGGCGCCGATCTTCCGCGAGCTGTTCAAGGGCTATCACCTTTCGCGCAGCGAACCTGAGCCCTACGCGCAGCTGTCCAACCTGCAGGACCAGTACCGCGCGCTGTTCAAGGCGCTGGGCTTCGAGCTGGTCTGTGACCCACGCGGCTTCTATTACTTCGTGCCCGAGCAGATGGGCGCGCAGGTGAACAAGACCGCCCAGCGCCTGGCGCTGTTCACCTTCATCCTGGTCGAGCACCTGGCCGACCAGGGCCGCGATCCGCTGGCCGTGCTCGACGGCGGCAGCCTGGGCCGCGACGAGCTGCCAGCACTGCTGGACAAGTACCGCGATCTCTTCCAGCAAGCCGAAGTCACCACCCAGGACGAGCTGGAAGAAAAGATCATCCGCCGCCTGACGCAACTCGGTTTCGCCGAGGACAGCAACGGCGTCTACCGCTTCCTGCCGCCCATGCACCGCTTCCTCGACGTCTGCCTGTCGGTGCAGCAGGACCGCGATCTGGCCGCAAGCCTGCACAGCAGCGACCTGCCATTGCCGGCTCCGGAGCTGATCGCCGAAGACGACAGCGAGGATGACGACATCATCCTTATCGAAGAAACCACCGAAGAATCCGAAGAAGACGCCCTGTCCCGCGCCATCGCCGCAGAAAAGGAGCTTGAAGCATGA
- the mksB gene encoding Mks condensin complex protein MksB produces MIEPKRVLRALAEHWTLLEPLCERFDAGTLSLMELRHQLAAQLPEGTPTDITALLDQWIRLDILVPVAKSPNRFELNAQIHDFLAYLRREHRLGLCLEIEAYLRHLERLAGHILDAFEIRDGNDLARQLRLLDMRVRDVLKKLDNDEQALVAVADRAKTSDRQIPLRQRYAEVLATWDEYVEPMIQLVAADGAFEQGVHRVEQVLMKLLGEQQRLGQLVDDDLLLRTHARILEMQTTAQLTLRKARELLLPLREEARRHNAVTRGAALALSAIRKKGLDAVPQASLPLFTRPQTTFLGTASQVEAYVYALARFEPKPAQFPRAGSKRRTDAPRTPRTAREMVERCQQALPLPDLMAWLLEQEPEGATDELLYWFSRLSRDGRFQRDRLERREYLTREHRVSLSSFALVANADG; encoded by the coding sequence ATGATCGAACCCAAGCGCGTATTGCGTGCCCTTGCCGAACACTGGACCCTGCTCGAACCGCTGTGCGAACGCTTCGATGCCGGCACCCTGAGCCTGATGGAACTGCGCCACCAGCTCGCCGCGCAATTGCCCGAAGGCACGCCGACCGATATCACCGCCCTGCTCGACCAGTGGATCCGCCTGGATATCCTGGTGCCGGTGGCCAAGAGCCCCAACCGCTTCGAGCTGAATGCACAAATCCACGACTTCCTCGCCTACCTGCGCCGCGAGCATCGCCTCGGCCTGTGTCTGGAGATCGAGGCCTACCTGCGCCATCTGGAACGCCTGGCCGGGCATATTCTCGATGCCTTCGAGATCCGCGACGGCAATGACCTCGCCCGCCAGCTGCGCCTGCTTGACATGCGCGTGCGCGACGTCCTGAAGAAGCTCGACAACGACGAGCAGGCGCTGGTGGCCGTGGCCGACCGAGCCAAGACCAGCGACCGTCAGATTCCGCTGCGCCAGCGCTACGCCGAGGTCCTCGCCACCTGGGACGAATACGTCGAGCCGATGATCCAGCTGGTCGCCGCCGACGGCGCCTTCGAGCAGGGCGTGCACCGCGTCGAGCAGGTGCTGATGAAGCTGCTCGGCGAACAGCAGCGCCTCGGCCAGTTGGTGGACGACGACCTACTGCTGCGCACCCACGCGCGCATCTTGGAGATGCAGACCACCGCCCAGCTGACCCTGCGCAAGGCCCGCGAGCTGTTGCTGCCGCTGCGCGAGGAGGCCCGCCGGCACAACGCCGTGACCCGGGGCGCGGCGCTGGCACTGTCGGCGATCCGCAAGAAAGGCCTGGACGCCGTGCCGCAAGCCTCGCTGCCGCTGTTCACCCGGCCGCAGACGACCTTCCTCGGCACGGCCAGCCAGGTCGAGGCGTATGTCTATGCCCTGGCCCGCTTCGAACCCAAGCCGGCGCAGTTCCCCCGTGCTGGCAGCAAACGCAGGACCGACGCGCCGCGCACCCCGCGCACCGCTCGCGAAATGGTCGAACGCTGCCAGCAGGCACTGCCACTGCCGGACCTGATGGCCTGGCTGCTGGAACAGGAGCCGGAGGGCGCCACTGATGAATTGCTTTATTGGTTCTCCCGCCTGTCGCGCGACGGCCGCTTCCAGCGCGACCGCCTGGAACGCCGCGAATACCTGACCCGCGAACACCGCGTCAGCCTCAGCTCCTTTGCGCTGGTGGCCAATGCAGATGGTTGA